AAGAGCCGACTCAAACGGGTCATGCTGTTCGCCAAGCGCAGTTTTTGTGATCAGAAAATGTGTGATGGTTTCTTCGTCGATCTCAAACTCAGCATATAATTTTCCGAGCCATTTTTTATTAAAACGTATAGTACCGATCAGGGCATTAAACTTTTCAAGTTGCGGCACATGGATCGTATCATCTTCAATTTCTTCAATGCTATACCTGGGCAGGCTGGTTGTATTGACCATGGCCTCACTTATTATCAGCAATAAGTGGGCAGCCTGCCGGACTTTCTCTTTGTAGTTCACGGAAAGGTCGTTCTTTGTCATAAAGATACCTTCAAGCAAGTTGTTCAGGTTTTCAGTCGAATCAGTATTGATGCCCGGTAGTACCCGATAATTACCTCCGAAAAAAACAACATTTTCGACGAAATAACTTACAGTAGGATCTTCCATGTAGTCAAATAAAAGGTGTTCCTGAAAGAACTTTTGGATCTCTTTGTAAGTTGTTTGTTGCCCGTTGGTTTCTCCGGTCCTGATAATTTCGTCGGTAAACTCTTCAAGCCGGGTGTTTTTTCCGTGATTCTGAACCTCTAACTGCAAGGCAGCTGAAATCGCCAGCAACTCAGTTTGATCGAAGCTTTTGATAAAATGCCCGATTGCTTTCGCATCACCCATTTCCATGCCATCAGAGTTATTATGGTCAACTGATCCCGTTTGCATATATTCCTTATAACTGATTAATTGAATCGATAACCTTTTGAATAACCGTGCCTAAATCAATGATGTCTTTTTCGCTGATTACGAGCTTATCGCCAATCTTGTAATCTTGATCACCGGTAGCGTTCAGATACTTGGCATCAACTATACCGCCTTTATGCTCCAGCAAATGCCTTCTTTGCGTAAACAACAGCAATGTCTGGCGCTCGCTTGGTGTCAACCAACTCTCGTAGCTTTGTTGCTTCAAAGCCATCCATAGTTTATCGGCGCGGTCTGGATTTTGGAAAGCGTTGAAAGGTGCCGGTACAGCAGAAATCATATTGTACCTGATTTCGCTGAATGCCTGAAGAGTTCCAATACATGCTGATACGGCTTGTTCGAGAATGGTTTTCACCAGGATAGCGGCCTCCGTTTTGGATAAAGACAATTCTAATGAAGTACGGATGGCATCGGTCCTCGAAGCGGTGAGGATGGTTTTTTGTATCGCTTCATAAGCATTTCGCAACACTGAACTGTAACCGCAGGACGGGCAGAAATAGGCCGCGCCGATTACTGAAAACCGGACGTCACATTTTTCACATTGTATGTCCACCTCAAATTCAGCCATGGAATTCAGCGTTTTAAGATTGCCTAAAATGGCATGGCCGTAGTTCCAGTTATCCATGATGGACCGGCGAAGATCTTCTATGAAGGCCGACCTTTGCCCCGCGGGCAAATAATTTTTCGCCGGAGAATTGTTTCTGCAGGACGGGCAGAAACATTCTTCATCCCTGACGATGTTTCTCCAATCATCCTGGTTTACTTTGAACAATTCATGGCAACGCTCGTTGGGGCATTGCCGGTCTATCATACCCTTTGCGTCGGGAACTATAGTCAGATTCATCGTATCGCCTTGCAGCGATTCGATTTCCTCTCTGAAACTCTTTAATTTATTTTGTAGATCCCTGATGGTTCCCATTTTGTCTTATTTTATCTGATTCATGAATGAACGTCTACGATGTTTTCTTCTCGCCTGAATTCGTAGGTCTGTAACAAAAAGCTGCACACCGAGCCTGAAATATTTACTGCCAGTTCAGCATGCCTGGCCGATGGTTTGACATTGGTGATCCGCTTGCCATGTGCATCACTATGCTTATTCCGCAAACTACCCAGCCCGGTTACGATGGAGACACAGCCAGATAGGATCTGCCTGAAAATCGGCTCAGTATGTGCTTCGGGGGACAGGTTAAGTTGTTTTGCCGTCAGTCTGTATAAATTTGGCAGATCCATCCCGTCGTCATACTCCACCAGACTTTTATCCAGGATATACTTGCAAACGGTTTCCACCAATGATCTTGCAGACGTGATGGCTGCCGCCGGATCATCTTTAAGCCTGTTGAGCGCTTTTCGCCAATCCTGATTAATGAAGGCCATATCAACATGCGGGTTAGCTTTAGTGAAAAGATGTTCCTGGGTGACATTTAAAATCTGTTGGCTGGCTGTTAACAAGGGTTCAAAGGTAGCATCAATGAACGCCTCCCTTTCCCGGTAGCCGCCCTGGCCTTTGATGAACTGCCAAAAACCATCCATGTGGGGGTTTTCACTGATATAATCCGGGACAAGTTCATGAAGCAAATGATGCTTCATGATGTCCTTTCTTAACAGATGGTAATGCTGCTCGTTCACACTGTTATTCCGTGCTCTGATCCTTACTAAATGATAAAAGTAAGTTGTCTTTTTCGAGTAATCACCCGCATGCTGTTGCCAGGAAGAGGTTATTCTTTCCTGAAATGAGTTCCCGATGCCCATTGAGGCAAGATCCTTAACAATACCTGAAATATCGGGAACATAGTTTAGCAAAGGTATCGTCGCCTCTAACAGGCAAACCAGTAATTCTGAGAATTCCGGTAAGGGCTTGCAAAATAGCTTATTGAGGAATAGCCCCAAAATCTCTTTTTCAGTTTCGCTAACACCGGGCAACCAGGAAAACGGATCGTCTTCCTTCACTTTTTGCGCCTCGTTAAATGCCTCCGCGTAAATATCTGTAAGATCTAACGTATTGGTCATTCGGGTAAAGTCAGAATTGGACATCAAACCTTCAAAGCCAATGGCAAGCAGATCTTTATATAATGGATTAAGCACAGCAAGAATATTCATGTCTTTAAATTTATAGGTTAATATTTGAAATGCTCGGATCACCAATCGCTATTAGTAGTGTATCGAAGTTTGATCAATACCTTTTGCTGTAAATTCGGCGAAGAAAAAATCAGGCTTCGCTATAACTTTTTAATATCTACTATTCCCGATCCGGTAGCAACCGTCTATTCATGATAACTGGTTTATTAAGGTGAATTTAAATATTTTACGCCCGGTTCACTCATGGTATTGTTCGCCTTTCGATGTTTTTAATACAGCAAAGAAAAAGTGATACTGCGCAGTGTATTTGCGTAGTTGATTTTTTTATTTTTTTTAAGGGGCAAGAGCGTTTCCTGGTTAAGCCTGGCCCGGCTATTCGCTGTATCCGCTATGCGGGATGCCGCTGCTATCCGTAACGCCTCCTTGGCCGAATCGGGAATATCCGCCGTTCGTCATCCTGATTTTGAACGTTTCCGGCAATACACTTCGCCTTCGGCTCCAATGGCATATTTAATTTAATCATTTTATTTTTAGTCGAAACGGGTAAAAAGCGCAGCTAATATCCTGCCGGACCTGTCGTTGGGTTCGTCAAAAGACTACCGCATAAACGGCTGCCTCCCCAAAGGGTCCCCTCCAATTATTCAGTTTCCTTTTGCCCTTTCTTCCGGCACTTCCTATTGCTTTCTTTTTTCCCTTTTTCTTTTAAAAATAATCCACCAGGACAGGGCGACAAAAGAAGAGCAAACAAATAATTATTCATCATTTAAACATTTAAAAGTATGCTATTCACAGGAAGAATCACCGCAAATGCAGAAGTAACAGCGGTAAAAGGGGACAAACAGGTAGTTAATTTCACTGTGGCCATCAACCAGAGATGGACGAATAAAGACGGTGATAAAAAGGAAAAGTCAGCATTTGTTAACTGCGCCTACTGGCGTAATACGGGTATCGCCGAGTACCTCGCCAAAGGTGCGGTAGTTGAAATTTCAGGATGGGTCGAAGCACAGGCTTATAAGACCAATGCGGGTGAAGCCAATGGCAGGTTGGTTTGCACCTGCGATAACATCAAGCTGTTTTCGGTTGCTGCCAAAGCAACACAGGAAACAGGCAAGCCTGAAAAGGCAAACGCTGCTGCCGGATCGGGTACTGACGATGATGATTTACCTTTTTAATCCCGAAGCCATGAACGAACCAATTCAATTTTCAGTTCAGAGCCTGCTTAGCCAACGAAAAGGTGTCATTCACGGTGCTATGTCCCCCTTGCTGTTCGCAAAGGAAATGGCGGAATCTGTCGCCTTTAAATATAACCGGGTTGCAAGGGTATGGTTTAAAGATGAACGTATCAACCAACATTGGGAGGACGGCGGACTGACCGGACATGATACGCTGATTATAGGTATGCAATACGCCAATGACCTTTGGCTGAGCCTATGGGTGGATGCCGGGGTTGGAGGCGTGCCTGTCGCTATGGCGCTCCAGTCTGACGGTATCGTTGATGTCACCGGGGTGTACCGGGAAACCGTTTACGCCCGGAACCTTACTGACGGGGAAATCAAAGAAATCTTCGATTCCATCTTTGCCAACCCCGCCCTGATCAGTATCAAAAACGACGAAATCACTTCAATCCCCGCTGTGCCTCCGGCAGACGAAAATAACGAATCATGAAAACAATCACATTGAATTTATACAGCTTCCCTGAACTTGACAGGGAAGCTAAACCAAAGGCGCTGATCAGCAACCGGGAACTGAATTTCGGGTTCGAATGGTGGGACGGCGAACTGGAGGATTTTGTGAACCTCTGCGGGTACATGGGTATCCGGGTGCTGAAAGAAACCATCAATTTCCGTGGCTTTTATTGCCAGGGGGACGGCAGCTGCTTTTCAGCTATAGTTGATATAGCCCGTTTGCAGTTGGCCATTAAAGAGCAGTCATGGAAAACTTATGCGCCAAAGCAGGAATTTAACCTGATGCCCGCAGCTATAGACCATCGGGTGATGAACCTTGTTGCTAAAGGCCTGTTGCCCGACGAACCGCAGATCATCTGCCGGAAAAAGCAGTTCGGTATCGTCGTTGACCTCGGCATCTATGTCATTGATGGAAATGGTAAAGAGCACCCCAATACCTTTGATGAACTCCAAAAATTAGAAGAATGGCTGCGAAGCGTCGGCGAAGTGCTGAACAATCACCTTTTTAACAGCCTTGAAAATCAATACGATTACCTGTGCAGCGATGCTGCCGTCGAAGAAAGCTTCTTAAACAACGATTTCCTGTTTACAGCTGACGGCAAGTCTGCCAATCATCTCGAAAAACTCTATAACATTTAAAACTCCATCACATGAAAACGAACTTTTTTCAAAATATCGCCGATATCAATGTTCCCGGCATTTGGAACATCGTAGTCCAGACCGATGATAAGGGCGGGTTCACCGTATCCACTCATTTCACTATTACTGCAACCGGGGATGCAGCTTCCAAATTCATCAAACCCTTTGTGTTAAATGGCACGGCACAGGAGTTTGACGATGGTTATTTCGGCATGCTCGAAGCCCCGGTCAGGCAAACCTCAGGCCTACTGCACAATATGGATGATTACCTGAAAGGGCTCGCCAAGGCTAAAGAACAATCGAAAATGGTGCAGGACAATAAAAGTAAGTCACCGAAAGCCAAAACTGATGGTACTTCGGGCGGGGCGGGGCAAGCGGATGCGGATAACGCTGAAAAGCGCAAGGCCTATACTGACCTGCTCCGGAAGATCGTCGAACTCGAAAGCCTCTGCAAATACGACGAAGCGCTCGAAATCCTGCCAACTGTTGCGGAATATCCCGACCGGGAAGCAGAGATCATCAAGCGAAAAGCAGAACTGGAACGCAAGCAGGAACAGAAAAAGAACCTTTTATTTTAAACTCAACTCATTCGATATGTTACGTACTACGCTATTACCAAGAATTTTTATACATAAGGAAAACGGGCAGGAAATTCAATTGTCCGACCCAAACGACAATTTCAGCCCCGAAGCGGTGCTGAACTTTTACGCACCCACATATCCCATACTCACCAACGCCCGCGTTACCGGGCCTGAGATCAAAAACGATAAAATACAGTACCGCTTTGAAAGCACCATGGGAACGAAAGGATAAGCATGAAAACAATCATCATCGAACGAAAGGTAAACATTAACCCCAAAAACAGCCAATGGAAACTTTATCAGCAATTCAAAAAACTATCGGACAAACTGGACATGCTCCCCGAAACAGGGGAGGTGCAAAACCTTCAGCGCAGAAGCGCCCCCACGGATTTGACCGATATGGTTTTCTGAAACACCGCTTTTTACCTTTCAACGGCTTTTGCTTCCGGGACTGGCGCAAAGCGGAGACAGTTTTTTTTCAGTCGGTAGAAAATATCTGCACTTTATATGGTGTGGACAGGCCGGATGTTTCCGGCCTGTCTTTTCCGCAAAACATGATGGTTTGTCATCAGCAGATTGCGGAAAAACTTGAACGAAAAAAGGGAGTGACCTGCCGGATCATGCAGGACAGTTCCCGCCCTGCAACATTAGCTACTACAAAACGCTTCGATACGGGTTACACGCTTTATTACATTCCGGTCAATGCCATTGCGCGAATCATGGGCATACCGGAATTAAAGCCTCTTTTTAATTTATTGTGTAACATTTGCGCCTACTTCTATCAGGTCATCAAGATTGATTATTACAGAAATTATTGTTACCTGCAATCTACCTATTCGATGATAGAGGACTGGATCAACGACGACGATGAGGGAAAAGGAGAGGCATATCGGGATGAACAATTGCAGGAACTCGAAAGAATAAAGAATTTCGGAGACCTGTTTCTGGACATCATTAAAAAGCCGTTCCGCGTCAATACTTTCCATAAAGTATTCATGGCCTATCTCAGTAGTTCCTGCTGTGATAAAGGTTTCGCCAATCTGGCGATGGAAATTGAAAAAATGGCTGTCGATTATCCCGCACGTTCTATTTATGACAGTGTTCCCAAAGGATATTATGAGTTTGATGAAACAGGTAATATCCACATTGAACAATATCTTTCCTTTTACTGGAGTGCCAATGATATGTTCCGGGAGGTATTTTTTGATATGGTCAATAATGACCTGAACGAAAGCGGTGAACAGATTGAACCAATCGCCGTCCAATGGTTCGACACTCCGCAGCAACAGGAGCTTCTTCTTTTTGATTATGAACCAAGGCTTTTTGCCCTTATCACTGAATTCATAGATTTTTTAACAGATTACGATTATGACGACAAACATCACGAATAATATCAGCCATACCTACACGCCCTTTAAAGCGCTGCTCATCTATGCTAAAAGCAAGACTGAAGAAGATAACCACTACGGGACAAATGAGGAAATTTATGTAGAAAGTTATGACATTTCAAAAAACGGGAGGCCAGTTAATGCACACCCGCTGTCAGCCAAAGAATCTATCCTTTTGGCTGATATTTTAAACAGCGGTCAGGATGCAAAAAATACTTTCCTGAAATGCAGGGGCATCATCCCGCCAAATGTACTGTCCATCAATTCTGAAAACGATGGCTATGCCGTTTGGTATACCCCGCCGATGGAACGGCAACTTTTTTTTGTTGAAAGGCTCGGCATTCCCTCACTTCCTGCCAAAATCCCTGCGATGATATGGAAAGCAGGGAGGGAAAGCCTGCAGATTTTTGCCGTAAAAGGCTGCCGAAAGCCCCATGTGCAAAGCTTGCTTTACCATGCGCCTTACTTCAATATGCACCCTGACGGACGCGTTTGTATGGGTTCTGTCCGCATTAACATCGGACCAGATACCAGCCTCGAAGATTTTATATCACTTTGGGAACGTTACTTTTTCAATAGTTATTTCAGCCATACCATCGACGGCGGGAGTAAGGTCTCCGTGAATATCGTACAGCTTTGGCAGGAACAGGGGCGAACGTTACAAAAGTTCCCCGAAAATTATTTGGTAAAAACAGGCCTCACACTTCAAAAAACACTATAATGAAAAAGAATACCACCATTACCCCAAAAATCCCGGTACATATTGTTGACCAGGAATTATTACAGCCATTAAACCCGGTTATGGTTAACCTGATCGGCGCGGGCGGAACCGGAAGCCACGTATTAACAGGTTTGATGAGGCTAAGCTTCATGCTGAATGAGTTAGGCCATCCGGGGTTGCATGTCCGGTTGTTTGACGATGACATCATTGAACATAACAACAGGTTGCGCATGCTATTTAACGATACAGAAGTGGGGCTGCACAAATCTGTCGTCCTGATCAACAGGATCAACCGGGCGTTTGGTCTGAACTGGAAAGCTGTGACCGAAAAGTTTGACAATCTACTAATCAAAGAGCTTCCCGAAATGGCGATGGCTGCCATCACCATTACCGCCGTAGATTCGGTAAACGCGCGATTTGAAATTGCTGCTATTCTGGGCATGGTACACAAATACGCTTCCTATTCCCGGAACAAGCCAAGATATTGGCTGGATTTCGGCAACAGCAGTGATTCGGGACAGGTGATCCTGTCGACCATAGGCGAGATCAAACAACCTGAATCGGAAAAATATGAAACCCGAAGCGTTTTGCGAATGGTAACAGATGAGTTTCCTGAACTTTTAAAAGCGGGAGAAGAAAAAGATGCGGGACATAATTGTTCTACGGCTTCTGCATTGGAAGAGCAGGATTTATTCATTAATGCCTCACTGGCTTACCCCGGTGTGGAAATTTTAAACAGGATGTTCCGGGAAGGGATGGTGTTCGACCGCGGATTCTTTTATAACCTCAAAGCCCACCGGATGCAGCCCCTCAAAGTGGCCTAATACTCAGCGCAATGGAAATAATGGATTTATATGGCAAAAAGATTAAAATTATTGACCTGCAATTGGCAATTTTACAGGCTGACGATTTCCGCCATTATCAGCTGAACGGCTCGGATAAGGCGGAGTACAACCGTCAGCAACAGGCTTACTGGGAAGATATTTATATTAAATTAATGCTGTTGGAGCAGCAACAGGATAACCACGAAACAGAGAAACTCGACTGACAAGAATGATAACTTATAAAAAAGGAGACCTGCTGACTGATGAGGCGTTTGCACTGGTCAATACGGTTAATACAGTTGGTGCCATGGGCAAGGGCATCGCCCTCGCCTTTAAAAAGGCTTTTCCGGATAATTACCTGCGGTACCGTACTGCATGTCTTGCCGGAAACGTGCGCGTGGGTGAGTTATTTGTTGTGCCTGACAGCACCTTACTCATGGGGCAACGCCTCATTATTAACTTCCCCACCAAAAAGGATTGGCGCGACCCTTCGGAATATGAATACGTGACAATGGGACTAACCAAACTCCGGGCATTCATTCAGGACAACAAAATCACAAGCCTGGCCATGCCGGCATTGGGCTGCGGTAATGGTGGTTTGAATTGGGATAAGGTCAAACCAATGATCGTAGAGGCGCTGCGTGGCTTGGATTGCGAGATCGCCGTATACGAACCGGCCTGAAAAATTCCGGCCGGAAGCCAATGCTCCTTTCATCCGCAACAGGCTCCCGGCGTGTTCGGTTGCCTGAATTCAGCTAAAACAATACCCGCATTCGCCAGTCTCGTTTTAGCTGAATACAGCCGTAGTATTTTATTGTGTTTGGCTTTCAATTGGGTTGCTTAAACGGGCGGTTATAATCTGGAATTTTAATGTTGTTCAGGAGCATTTAAAATTTCTGCTGTTTTCAGGAGGTAACGGAATAATTGATATTCCAATTTGAAGTTCAACCTGGTCAACAGGTAGTCGCACCGCATATTGAGTATATTTTCTTCATAGAGCGTTTCTTTGCTTTTATGGATATTGTGTTCTTTAAACATAGATATCATAAGCATGTCACCATCAACTTCTGATACTAATTTCCTGATGTCAGACTCTGAATCGCATCCGGGTGTGCTGAGCCTGAGTTCGCGGAATGTCTCAAAGGGAAATAGATTCAAAGCAAATTCTTTGACCAGTTGCTCTCCAATTGTGTCAACAGTTTCGTGGCGGTGTTCGGGTACCGATCTTATCATTTCGGTTATACAAAATACATAGCTGATAAAGGCCGGGAAGCTGCCTTTCCATCTTGGCTGCCACCATGCCGGGGTAAAAAGATTGTGTATTTCCGGAGCGTCAGTCTTTTCTACCCTGCTGTGAATGTCGGTTATCGCAAAAATGGCGGGCATAACTTTAGGAGATCCTTGTTCAACCGAAAACGCCATCAGCGTTGGGATACAAAATAATCCGCCGGTAGCACCAATAACACCCGCGATGGCCTTGAATTCGTCAATGTCATCTGTCCGGCGAAGTTCTTCCAGAAGATATAGTTCCTGTTCGCCGTTGTTCCCCTGGTAGCCATCCTTCAGCATCCGGAGCATGGTGAGATATATCTTCTGGTCTGACATAAGTTATCTCCCTAAAGTTAAAGAAACATCCATTAAAAATGAATTCGAATTGGTTCTTGACGCGAAATCATTGGTAAGAAAATCAAACAATAGCGTACCTGTACCATATTTCTATTATTTTTATGAATAACTATAATATTAGATAATATGTTTGCTTACATTTAAATCCTAAAACCATATTTCATTTCAATGAGTGCCTATAGATTTCACTGGTCATCTTTAAAAAGATTCTACAATACGCCCGCAATATTAACGGGGGTTTAAATATTAGGTGCTATGTGGCCTGAGCTCCTGTCTGTGCATCCAACGCACCACGCCGATACGTTGAAATATCATTCACAAATAAAGAATTGAACGGAATATCCCTTTTTAATTATAAATCGGGATAGTACTAAACCACTGTAGATGTTATCTAAAACTTTTTTAAAGACTAATTTATCGCGGATCCTTCTTGTTTTTTGTTTTACGGCATTCTTACTTTTCTTCATCCGGCCAATCAATGGCTGGCTCACAGGATTCCTGGTTACACCTTTGCTCTCCGGATTCGAAAGCAATGTTTTTAACGAACTTATTCTGATAGCCTTAATGGGAACGGCAGCTACATGGCTAACATTATTCGGGGACAAAATACTGCTGAGGAACCTGGCACTGATTGTTCTTGTATTTTATGCTTTGCAGCTAAGTCAACATAGCTGGATCTATTTCAGAGTGAGCTTTTTCCCAGCGATACGGGACTGGGATGTGGTTGCACTGGGACTTATCATTCCTGCTGCCACCAGCTTTTTTCGAAGGATGCCAGGCCCCAGCACAGTGAACTCCGTTGAAGGTTTTAATGAAGATTTACCGATCCAATCGAAAGAGCATGATTTCTTCGGTCGCAACGTAATGGCGGGCGAGATTGCCAGGAAAATCATCTATACCAATAATACCCGCTCGTTTGCCATAGGTATCCTTGGAGAATACGGCAGCGGTAAGACTTCCTTCCTTAATTTAATAAAATGTCATTTGGATGCAGGCAAGACTGAGGTGATTGATTTTAATCCATGGAGTTCGGAAGGAGCGGGAAATATCCATAAGGATTTTTTCGATGTTCTTGCCAGGAGATTGTACGCACTCAACCCGAAGATTTCAGCCATGGTCTTGGATTATTCAAGAAAACTGAGCAGGGTGGACAGCTCGTACGACAAATTCGTGCGTCAGGTTAGTTTTGCCAAAAGCCTTTTTCAAAGTTATAGCCACAATGATGATTTTGATCTGATCAGCAAGCTTTTGTTCGACTCCGGAAAAAAAATTATTATCGTCATTGATGACCTTGACCGTTTGTACCACGAGGAAGTGATGGAGGTGCTTCGGCTGATAAGGAATACAGCCAGCTTCAATAATGTTTTTTACCTGGTGGCCTATGACCGGAGGTACATCGAAGAAGCGGTGAAGTCAATGAACGCTCAGGTGCGGAGCAGCTTCCTCGACAAGATATTTCAGCTGGAAATTCCTTTGCCCAAAAGGGAAGAAGATGATCTCCTCCGTATCCTTGAGAATCACCTGGGGACTTTCGTAAACGAAAATGATATGAAGGCTTATCAGGAACACATCGTTCAGACGGGATTCACCGACCCTTATGAATTTAACTTCCGGCAAATCTTCCGGCAATCGCGCGATGTGTTGAAGTTTGTTAATACATTCAAACTGGCCTATCATTTCGTGGGAACGGAGGTCTTGTTTGAAAGTCTTTTTGTCCTTGAATTGCTTGAATTCAGGTTCCCGGATATTTATGACAGGTTATTTGAGCGCAGAGAAGACTTCGTTCGCGCTGTACCGAGGAGATCTCAGCATGAGGAATTTTATGAGTTAAAGACCTACAGGGAAGACAAAGAGGACCTGCCGCTGATCAGCCGTACCCTGACTGAAGAAAAAATGTTCGGTGAGGATGAGATCTCCCTGATAACGGCCCTGCTGAAACATATGTTCTTTAGGTTCAACCGCTTTGTTGATTCCAAAAATGCGATTATTTACCCGGCATGCTTTGATCGCTATTTCCGGTACAGGCTTGCTGTTAACGATCTTTCAGAGGAGCGTTTCCGGATGGCCTGGGCATCAGGTGCCGATGCATTGAAGAGTTTAATAGCAGAATGCGCAGACGAAGATCTGCTGAGCCAGTTGTCCGGCAGGCTCTTTCAGCAAAAGACAGGCAATCGCCAGGCATTTGAGCTAAAAATCCGTTCGCTGTTTTATTTGGGAGCGAGCTACGTCAGGCAGAAAGATAAAAGAAGTTTTGATTATGGTGCATTCACTGACCTCATCTACAACTACAATGGCAGCATTGATAACAAGTATTACAAGAACATTACCAATGGTTTTGCGGGGTTCCTGACCACTGAGTTTGAGGCGGCGGAAGTACCCTATGTTTTTCCTGCCGAAGTTATCCATCTTCTCAAAAGAGAGGGGAAAGTTACGGGCATTGCGGCAGAAACCCTCACTCGCCTGCAAATGAAATACATTCAAAAATATTTCGAGACCAGGGGCATGACTAAAGAAGGGGTGTGGATGCTTTGGGGCATCCGGCAACGGATATCGCCGCCGGTGCCGGAAAGAACGCCAGCAGGACCCGATCGCTTCCTGTTTGAAACGCCTCTTATTCCGATCGTAAAAGAAGCGCTCAAAAAAAATGACCCCACAGAATTTCTTAAGACGGCTATCAATGCTGATTTGCGTAACAGATCTGACTGCGGTATTCACCCTGAATTATGGCAATTGTTTGATAGTCCCGCGGAATTCAGAAACATCGTAGCGGATAATGAAATGCTGGTCCCGGCTGTAAAAACGGAGTTCCTGGAATTTTTCGACCGGCTCGCACTACAGGAATTTTATGGATTGGTCTCATTCGAATTCAAAACGGTGCTCAAGCCCGCGCCGGCGATCGGGGGTGAGGAGGATGACTAAGCGTTAAATCCACTGATTATTTTGAGAATATTTAACATAGATAATGACAATATGAATAAACCAGAAATACAATATATTCC
The sequence above is a segment of the Mucilaginibacter celer genome. Coding sequences within it:
- a CDS encoding abortive infection family protein codes for the protein MNILAVLNPLYKDLLAIGFEGLMSNSDFTRMTNTLDLTDIYAEAFNEAQKVKEDDPFSWLPGVSETEKEILGLFLNKLFCKPLPEFSELLVCLLEATIPLLNYVPDISGIVKDLASMGIGNSFQERITSSWQQHAGDYSKKTTYFYHLVRIRARNNSVNEQHYHLLRKDIMKHHLLHELVPDYISENPHMDGFWQFIKGQGGYREREAFIDATFEPLLTASQQILNVTQEHLFTKANPHVDMAFINQDWRKALNRLKDDPAAAITSARSLVETVCKYILDKSLVEYDDGMDLPNLYRLTAKQLNLSPEAHTEPIFRQILSGCVSIVTGLGSLRNKHSDAHGKRITNVKPSARHAELAVNISGSVCSFLLQTYEFRREENIVDVHS
- a CDS encoding single-stranded DNA-binding protein → MLFTGRITANAEVTAVKGDKQVVNFTVAINQRWTNKDGDKKEKSAFVNCAYWRNTGIAEYLAKGAVVEISGWVEAQAYKTNAGEANGRLVCTCDNIKLFSVAAKATQETGKPEKANAAAGSGTDDDDLPF
- a CDS encoding PRTRC system protein C, producing MLRTTLLPRIFIHKENGQEIQLSDPNDNFSPEAVLNFYAPTYPILTNARVTGPEIKNDKIQYRFESTMGTKG
- a CDS encoding PRTRC system protein B codes for the protein MTTNITNNISHTYTPFKALLIYAKSKTEEDNHYGTNEEIYVESYDISKNGRPVNAHPLSAKESILLADILNSGQDAKNTFLKCRGIIPPNVLSINSENDGYAVWYTPPMERQLFFVERLGIPSLPAKIPAMIWKAGRESLQIFAVKGCRKPHVQSLLYHAPYFNMHPDGRVCMGSVRINIGPDTSLEDFISLWERYFFNSYFSHTIDGGSKVSVNIVQLWQEQGRTLQKFPENYLVKTGLTLQKTL
- a CDS encoding PRTRC system ThiF family protein, with product MKKNTTITPKIPVHIVDQELLQPLNPVMVNLIGAGGTGSHVLTGLMRLSFMLNELGHPGLHVRLFDDDIIEHNNRLRMLFNDTEVGLHKSVVLINRINRAFGLNWKAVTEKFDNLLIKELPEMAMAAITITAVDSVNARFEIAAILGMVHKYASYSRNKPRYWLDFGNSSDSGQVILSTIGEIKQPESEKYETRSVLRMVTDEFPELLKAGEEKDAGHNCSTASALEEQDLFINASLAYPGVEILNRMFREGMVFDRGFFYNLKAHRMQPLKVA
- a CDS encoding macro domain-containing protein; translation: MITYKKGDLLTDEAFALVNTVNTVGAMGKGIALAFKKAFPDNYLRYRTACLAGNVRVGELFVVPDSTLLMGQRLIINFPTKKDWRDPSEYEYVTMGLTKLRAFIQDNKITSLAMPALGCGNGGLNWDKVKPMIVEALRGLDCEIAVYEPA
- a CDS encoding KAP family P-loop NTPase fold protein, with the protein product MLSKTFLKTNLSRILLVFCFTAFLLFFIRPINGWLTGFLVTPLLSGFESNVFNELILIALMGTAATWLTLFGDKILLRNLALIVLVFYALQLSQHSWIYFRVSFFPAIRDWDVVALGLIIPAATSFFRRMPGPSTVNSVEGFNEDLPIQSKEHDFFGRNVMAGEIARKIIYTNNTRSFAIGILGEYGSGKTSFLNLIKCHLDAGKTEVIDFNPWSSEGAGNIHKDFFDVLARRLYALNPKISAMVLDYSRKLSRVDSSYDKFVRQVSFAKSLFQSYSHNDDFDLISKLLFDSGKKIIIVIDDLDRLYHEEVMEVLRLIRNTASFNNVFYLVAYDRRYIEEAVKSMNAQVRSSFLDKIFQLEIPLPKREEDDLLRILENHLGTFVNENDMKAYQEHIVQTGFTDPYEFNFRQIFRQSRDVLKFVNTFKLAYHFVGTEVLFESLFVLELLEFRFPDIYDRLFERREDFVRAVPRRSQHEEFYELKTYREDKEDLPLISRTLTEEKMFGEDEISLITALLKHMFFRFNRFVDSKNAIIYPACFDRYFRYRLAVNDLSEERFRMAWASGADALKSLIAECADEDLLSQLSGRLFQQKTGNRQAFELKIRSLFYLGASYVRQKDKRSFDYGAFTDLIYNYNGSIDNKYYKNITNGFAGFLTTEFEAAEVPYVFPAEVIHLLKREGKVTGIAAETLTRLQMKYIQKYFETRGMTKEGVWMLWGIRQRISPPVPERTPAGPDRFLFETPLIPIVKEALKKNDPTEFLKTAINADLRNRSDCGIHPELWQLFDSPAEFRNIVADNEMLVPAVKTEFLEFFDRLALQEFYGLVSFEFKTVLKPAPAIGGEEDD